Below is a window of Humulus lupulus chromosome 9, drHumLupu1.1, whole genome shotgun sequence DNA.
CTTTCTAAGTAAAAGAAATACATAGTTCCAAAAAAGTTTGTCATAAAATGAATATTTAGCGCAATATACACCTCAAAAAGCTAAATTAACTACATATAATTTGTTAGATTGATTCtgtatttgattagttctaacaatttctaataaaagaaataaaaagttcAAAAAATGATTAAATCCCCTCACATAGGTACTAAGAAAGCATGCCATCATTTAGCGAGTTGCGGTAGAATATATTTGGCCCACTCTTCTTGAACTTCATTAAGCTCTGCGTCAGTATATGGTAAATCTGAATTGAACtgcaaataatttaaattataagttacatgtcaaatatatatgaaattaaaatataactttattaaagttAAAAGGTAAACACATTTAATTATTACATTATTCGATAGATATGCTCTAGTTCTTCGTTGTGAAATGAGATCCCTAGCATACTTCATGCAGTAGATACCGCACTCTGTGGTTTTTGGTTGTTGTCGGCACTGTTAACATAGACAAATGTAAAAATATATTACATATACTTGTTAGTATACTTATAATTTAAATCTTATGTGTTATAAAGTTGAATGTTACTTACTTTTGGACTATAATACTTTAGACTTACaactctttttcctttttctgTATCATATAGTGTGAAAGCACTATACATAATAAAAGTTTTTTAATTAGCAAACAAGTACtattaaaaagataatatactttaaggaatgaaacttatataaacttacagcctaactatatttttaatctcaATGCGTAATTGAAGGTTAATGGGATCCAAGAACGCCACTGAATGTGAGTGAGGTTGAAATAGCAATAACATTCAATGTTCACTagaaaacaaacaatcaaatatttagaaGATGACTATATGAACTTAACATTTCAAAACTCAATATAAACTTACTTGTTATTCCAGGGACAAATAAGGAACTGCTTCTCGCCCATTTGAATGAATCGGTCTTTAAGTGCTTGGGCACGCTTATTCTCATGACCTACACTAACTTCACCTGGATGCTGAAATGCGTACAAATGATCCAACCCATTGGTATGTAGTATATCATCCAACAACCTAgaaattaatcatatttaattataaaagacatGCATATAATTCAAACTTTAAATTATAAAAGACATGAATATATACCTCAAATACAATATCATTGGAGTTTTCCCAATCTTGTCCATATTGCAAAATTGCGTCACATCATCCTTGAAAAGCGTAGCAATCGTGTTGTATCCAAAAACATGCGATGGGATATTAATCTTCTTGTGGTAGTCATTATCCCATGGTGATACAAACTTCAATAAAGAGGTCAAATTGCTTGACATAGATG
It encodes the following:
- the LOC133801183 gene encoding uncharacterized protein LOC133801183, which produces MPKEVARVVIEVAHDEMARLQFPNLNAGITLVGQAVGVPVAWHKHLIIDESEQGEKRKQEDIEAMIPSTQHPQPPKLPRVEPLTQEVVSISHNDSTSMSSNLTSLLKFVSPWDNDYHKKINIPSHVFGYNTIATLFKDDVTQFCNMDKIGKTPMILYLRLLDDILHTNGLDHLYAFQHPGEVSVGHENKRAQALKDRFIQMGEKQFLICPWNNNADNNQKPQSAVSTA